One genomic region from Candidatus Bathyarchaeia archaeon encodes:
- a CDS encoding MFS transporter, which produces MLKLKSSRSLMLALALSTLYSLGVGLLGPIYPIFVVNRFSATIMDVGLLYALFCGVAALFKVAAGRLADVYGKERVFSIGVLMGAICSLSYIYVPNITGLYVIEFLFGISYALQRPSLLALIVDLGEKKKSGTVLGIFESIYDITEAAAALLATVIATKIGFETLFYICSGCQATTGIFVLKYKR; this is translated from the coding sequence ATGCTGAAGCTGAAGTCGTCACGTTCGCTGATGCTTGCATTAGCTTTAAGTACTCTATACTCTCTAGGAGTCGGCTTACTGGGCCCCATATACCCAATATTCGTTGTTAACCGCTTCTCAGCCACAATAATGGATGTAGGCCTCTTATACGCACTCTTCTGTGGGGTTGCCGCCCTATTTAAGGTGGCGGCTGGAAGGCTGGCAGACGTCTATGGAAAGGAACGCGTATTCTCAATTGGAGTTTTAATGGGCGCCATATGCTCATTAAGCTACATTTATGTGCCAAACATAACAGGCCTATACGTAATAGAGTTCTTGTTCGGCATTTCCTACGCATTGCAGCGGCCATCCCTACTAGCCCTAATAGTGGACTTGGGCGAAAAGAAGAAAAGTGGAACAGTGCTGGGAATCTTCGAATCCATATACGACATTACAGAGGCGGCTGCAGCCCTACTAGCCACAGTCATCGCAACAAAAATAGGCTTTGAAACACTTTTCTACATCTGTTCAGGATGCCAAGCCACAACAGGCATCTTCGTCCTAAAGTATAAACGTTAA
- a CDS encoding PIN domain-containing protein codes for MEEVFLYDTSALISLLKSGRSPAKGFTTILNIIEFPKALDFKDLGVIYPNVEDYDEALKISVSLLRKGKPIPAIDVLIAAMCLRRNLTLVTGDEHFRYVRSVRKEFKMELVK; via the coding sequence GTGGAAGAGGTTTTCCTCTACGACACAAGCGCGCTCATAAGCCTTCTAAAAAGTGGCAGAAGCCCAGCCAAAGGCTTCACAACAATCCTAAACATCATCGAGTTTCCAAAAGCCCTAGACTTTAAGGATTTGGGTGTTATATACCCAAACGTTGAAGACTATGATGAAGCCTTAAAGATTTCAGTTTCTCTTTTAAGAAAGGGTAAGCCAATACCAGCCATAGACGTTTTGATTGCGGCCATGTGTCTAAGAAGGAATTTGACGCTTGTTACCGGGGATGAGCATTTTAGGTATGTTAGGTCTGTGAGGAAAGAGTTTAAGATGGAACTTGTAAAATAA
- a CDS encoding universal stress protein encodes MFSKILVPLDGSEHSLRALDIAIKIAKKFDGKITLIHVYSVSVRPVIVPEPSTLTPGIPIMAPTEYSRLAEAVREAGARILAQGKEKAEAEGVEAETMLREGHVVHEIVKTAEEGKFDLIVMGARGISKIKELILGSVSDGVIRHAPCPVLVTK; translated from the coding sequence TTGTTTAGTAAAATTCTTGTTCCTCTTGACGGGTCTGAACACTCTTTAAGGGCGCTGGACATCGCCATAAAAATAGCTAAAAAGTTTGATGGAAAAATCACCCTAATCCATGTTTATTCCGTAAGCGTTAGACCAGTAATTGTTCCAGAACCATCAACATTGACGCCTGGGATACCCATAATGGCTCCTACAGAATATTCGAGGCTAGCTGAAGCCGTTAGGGAGGCTGGAGCCAGAATACTAGCCCAAGGCAAGGAGAAAGCCGAAGCTGAGGGCGTTGAGGCTGAAACCATGCTTAGGGAAGGACACGTTGTCCACGAAATCGTTAAAACAGCCGAAGAAGGCAAGTTTGACCTAATTGTCATGGGCGCTCGGGGAATAAGCAAGATTAAGGAACTCATTCTTGGAAGCGTAAGCGATGGAGTTATAAGACACGCCCCTTGCCCCGTCCTAGTCACAAAATAA
- a CDS encoding type II toxin-antitoxin system RelE/ParE family toxin produces MRGYKNHYRLRVGKYRVLFELEAERKIIIYAVLPRKAAY; encoded by the coding sequence CTGCGGGGTTACAAGAACCATTATAGGCTGCGTGTAGGTAAATACCGAGTTTTGTTTGAACTAGAAGCTGAGAGAAAAATAATTATTTATGCGGTGTTGCCGAGAAAAGCTGCCTATTAA
- a CDS encoding radical SAM protein: MIVLNLLTWFDPWRSPLCTCPPKLTFNPYTGCDHKCVYCYASSYIPRFYDCRPKKDLLRRLEREAAKLKGELISIANSSDPYPTIETEKGLTRRCLEILARQNCRIQIITKSNIVLRDIDLLKRVPSMVAVTITTDDVETAKILEPNAPPPSVRLKTVERLVACGIPVAVRIDPIIPYVNENPETLVRALAEIGVRHVTASTYKVKADNWQRLSLAMPKTAEKLKPLYFEKGEKMGRYTYLPKTVRLKLMEGLAELAKKYGVKFATCRESLKGLNTATCDGTWLLKDTST; encoded by the coding sequence ATGATAGTCTTGAATCTGCTGACTTGGTTTGACCCTTGGCGTTCGCCCCTCTGCACTTGCCCGCCAAAACTGACTTTTAACCCTTATACTGGATGTGACCATAAGTGCGTGTACTGTTATGCTTCTAGCTATATACCGCGGTTTTATGATTGTAGACCGAAAAAGGATTTGTTACGACGGTTGGAGCGGGAGGCAGCCAAACTTAAGGGCGAATTAATTTCTATTGCTAATTCTTCAGACCCATACCCAACAATTGAAACTGAAAAGGGCTTGACGAGGCGTTGTCTTGAAATCTTAGCGCGGCAAAACTGCAGAATCCAGATAATTACTAAATCTAATATTGTTTTGAGGGACATAGACCTTCTCAAGCGTGTGCCCTCCATGGTGGCGGTGACAATAACGACTGATGATGTGGAAACAGCCAAAATCTTGGAGCCCAATGCTCCCCCACCTTCGGTGCGGCTGAAGACCGTTGAGAGGCTTGTTGCATGTGGCATACCAGTGGCTGTCCGCATAGACCCAATAATCCCATACGTGAACGAAAACCCCGAAACCCTTGTTAGGGCGCTAGCGGAAATAGGCGTTAGGCACGTGACAGCCTCCACATACAAGGTTAAGGCGGACAACTGGCAAAGACTAAGCCTAGCAATGCCAAAAACAGCTGAAAAACTTAAACCCCTCTATTTTGAGAAGGGCGAAAAAATGGGGCGATACACCTACTTGCCAAAAACTGTAAGGCTTAAGCTAATGGAAGGCTTAGCCGAACTTGCGAAAAAGTATGGCGTTAAATTTGCCACATGCCGCGAAAGCCTAAAAGGCTTAAACACGGCAACATGCGACGGAACATGGCTGCTAAAAGACACGTCGACATAG
- a CDS encoding MscL family protein, translated as MSKTKDKDEEILQVLKEIKALLEPKPAPPPKKGLWNEFLDFISKYKVMGMAVAFILGLYLGTLVQALVGDLIMPIITLILPGIEWEAFVLGPFRIGHFVGALITFLIIAFVVFLIVKVTKKWGIE; from the coding sequence ATGTCTAAAACCAAAGATAAGGATGAAGAAATATTGCAGGTTCTGAAGGAAATAAAAGCCCTATTAGAGCCTAAACCAGCCCCACCGCCAAAGAAAGGCTTATGGAACGAGTTCCTAGACTTCATATCCAAATACAAGGTTATGGGAATGGCAGTAGCCTTCATCCTCGGCTTATACCTGGGCACACTTGTTCAAGCGCTTGTAGGAGACCTAATAATGCCAATAATAACATTGATACTGCCAGGCATAGAGTGGGAAGCATTTGTGTTAGGGCCTTTCCGCATCGGACACTTTGTAGGCGCTCTAATAACATTCCTCATAATAGCCTTCGTAGTCTTCCTAATAGTTAAGGTAACCAAAAAATGGGGAATAGAATAG
- a CDS encoding type II toxin-antitoxin system RelE/ParE family toxin, whose product MFEIIISQRARKSAKRLPEHYKRRVIELLLIFRENPVPAEYYDIKKLKGYRDTYRARIGDIRIIYEILWNQRKVHILTIEQRERAY is encoded by the coding sequence TTGTTCGAAATAATAATATCCCAAAGAGCAAGAAAATCAGCAAAAAGGCTGCCAGAACACTATAAAAGAAGAGTAATAGAATTGCTCCTAATTTTCCGCGAAAACCCAGTCCCCGCAGAATACTACGACATAAAAAAGCTAAAAGGCTACAGAGACACCTACAGAGCAAGAATCGGCGACATCCGAATAATATACGAAATCCTATGGAACCAAAGGAAAGTCCATATCCTAACAATCGAGCAAAGAGAAAGAGCCTACTAA
- a CDS encoding ribbon-helix-helix domain-containing protein, whose product MVNITVSIPEELYRKMKKYSEVRWSEVVRKALADYIRRLEAAERGVVPSEKLLELLGESSLDLSGISLEKALEFYEKARELEWKRFSSTTQARS is encoded by the coding sequence ATGGTTAACATAACTGTTTCCATTCCCGAAGAATTGTATAGGAAGATGAAGAAGTATTCTGAGGTTAGATGGAGCGAGGTTGTACGGAAGGCTTTGGCAGACTACATTAGGCGTCTTGAAGCCGCAGAGCGGGGTGTTGTTCCCTCTGAAAAACTTTTGGAACTGCTTGGGGAGTCCAGCCTCGACTTAAGCGGGATAAGCCTAGAAAAGGCTTTAGAATTTTACGAGAAGGCGAGGGAGCTGGAGTGGAAGAGGTTTTCCTCTACGACACAAGCGCGCTCATAA